The following nucleotide sequence is from Triticum dicoccoides isolate Atlit2015 ecotype Zavitan unplaced genomic scaffold, WEW_v2.0 scaffold42025, whole genome shotgun sequence.
ATACCAATTAAAGGTTATTTTCCTTGCTATAGGGTTACTAAATGAGTAGCAGTAATATCCATTGCGGAGATGATATCCATATTTTATTGTGTTGCTACTACTTTCCTTCATTTTTCTATCCTGCATTTCCAATATACATCATACATAATACATAATACATTTTCAGTCTCTAAATCGGTAGACAGGAAAAAGTAGCTGAACATGGTTGTGAAGTTTTGGCTGTTTTTTGGACTGAAGAAATATAACATCTGTTGTAGCTCTAAATGCATACTGTTCTCTTTCCTTGGCAATGTTTGcagaatatatatatattgtaGAGACAGTAATATTTGTGCCTTGTGAGAATATGTCTGCTGTCAAGTGCCATCATGCAACATAGATTTAGAACGAAGAGTAAGATATGTTTCTGTACAGCGACTACTGGATTGATAGTACAAAATAAATAGCTTGAATGGATTTAGCATTAAGAACAAAATAAGATATGGAAATTCTAAAGCTACCCTTCTTGTGGATCGACTGATAAATCCATATATAATAATTTGAGAAAGAGTTAAACCCAAGCTTTTCTTCGTGCGATGGCATCAGGCACACGGAGGGAGCTCTTCTCCATCGGTGCGATGAACAATGACCGTGATCTCCGTTCCACACCGTCACCAGCTAGCAAGGTAGACCCCGTTTGCTTGGTCAACTCTAAAACATGCATGTGCTAGACTTGTTCGAGATTTATGCAATTGGGCTTGTCGTTGATCTACGACACGCAGAGCATATTTTTTATATGTGATTTGTAGTAGAATGGTCGTATTAACTCTGTCGATGCTTGCTGTGCAGTCCACTGTGTATCAGATTCTTTAGATCCCGTGAATAGCCATTTTTTACCCGGTTCATGCTTGCTCTGTGGTCTCCTGTGTATCATGCCGTTTGGCTTCTGTAGTTTACCTGCTTGCGTTTGCCAATCGTGGTCAACACACAACACGATTGATGTTTGTGACCTGCCTTTAAAGAATGTGCCCTGCCTTACTTAAAAGCATGTTTACATAGTCGTTGTGTTGCTAGATCTCTGGTTTGTTTTTCCGGCTTCTGTTGCACGTCTTGAACCCATCACCGATAAAGGCTAATGCATTTCCATGTCTCTATTGCTTTAATAGCATGATATTTCCGCGCATTCCTGTTGTGGTCTGTACTATGTGTAAATGACTTACCACTCTACATATTTTAATAGATGAAGCATTCTGTCACGGTTAGGCCGAAGGCTATGCTTAGCGTCGTTCTTGCTGAAGATGGTTTACCCGAGGTGAAGTGCAAGACCTGCGCATCTTACCGTGGTCGTGTGGCGGCTACTGCTATCTTTTGGCCATCACAGTCGCGTTCGTCTGCAGCGGCAGAGCATATGAGGATCAATGACGACCCAGCTGTGGATGCCAATGGGCCATGCGAAATGCTGCTCCTCGGTGCTTGGAGCATCTTCAGGCTACCATGGATATTGAATTTGACTGCCCTCAAATGCAGAAAATTAAGACCGAGATGAAGTACCTGTCTGGCAGTGTCGACGAGAAGGATAGGAAGATCAGAGATCTGAAGGCTAAGGTGGAAAAAAGGAATCTGCGGGTCAAGGGGCTTA
It contains:
- the LOC119346503 gene encoding uncharacterized protein LOC119346503 translates to MASGTRRELFSIGAMNNDRDLRSTPSPASKMKHSVTVRPKAMLSVVLAEDGLPEVKCKTCASYRGRVAATAIFWPSQSRSSAAAEHMRINDDPAVDANGPCEMLLLGAWSIFRLPWILNLTALKCRKLRPR